GCCGCTGCCCCGTTCGGCAGAGGAAAAGCCTTCGACCATCGAACCGTTCGAGACGTCGCCGAGAAACACGACAGGTCTCCCGCGCAGGTCGCGCTCCGGTGGGCGATCGAGAAAGACGTCGTCGTCCTCCCGAAGTCCAGTTCGCCGGACCACATCCGGTCGAATTTCGACCTGTTCGACTGGGAACTCGACGCAACGGACCACGAGAAACTCGACGGGATCGAAGAGTCTGACCCCGCTTACGACTCCGGTGCCCGGGACTGGACGAGAGATACCTACGGGATTCCGAAATAAGCGATCGGAGACGGTCGGGGAGGATCTCTCGTGAACGGACGGCAACTGCGACGAGAACAGTCTGGAATAAAATCACTATTTTTTATACTGCGTTTGCGTTACTCTGTACCATGAGGAATGTGAAGATCGTTTGCACACTCGGACCTGCGTCGAACGACGGGGAGACGATCCGAGAACTCGTCACAGCCGGCATGTCCGTTGCGCGGCTGAACGCGAGCCATGGGTCCCGTGAGGATCACGCGGAACTAATCGACCGCATTCGCACGGTCGACGAGGAGCGAGCGGGATCCGTTGCGGTCATGCTCGACATGCAAGGGCCGGAGATTCGGACTGCACCGCTGGCCGAGGGTGAGACGGTGACGCTGGAGGCCGGCTCCGAGGTCCGGTTCGTCGAGGGAACGGAGGCGACTCCGGAGACCATCGGCCTCTCACTGTCGATCGACACCGTCGAACCGGGCGATCGCATCCTGCTGGATGACGGACTCATCGAGACGACCGTCCTGGAAAACGACGGTAACGCGGTTCGCGCACGGGTCGACACCGGGGGCGATTTGGGCGGCCGGAAGGGCGTGAATATCCCCGGCGTTGATCTCGATCTCGACATCGTCACCGAATCCGATCGCGAGGTCCTCGAGCTGGCCGCCGAGAAGGACGTCGACTTCGTCGCGGCGAGTTTCGTCCGCGACGCCGAAGACGTCTACGAGGTCAGCGAAGTGCTCGAGGAGCAGGGCGTCGATATTCCGATCATCGCGAAGATCGAACGCACCGGTGCGGTGGAGAACTTGGACGAGATCATTGACGCTGCCTACGGCGCGATGGTCGCTCGCGGGGATCTGGGTGTGGAGTGTCCGATGGAGGACGTCCCGATGGTCCAGAAACGAATCATTCGGAAGTGCCGCGAGGAGGGGTCACCGGTGATCACGGCCACGGAGATGCTCGACTCGATGGTTCACGCCCGGCGGCCGACCCGCGCCGAGGCCTCGGACGTCGCGAACGCCGTCCTCGACGGCACCGACGCGGTGATGCTGTCAGCTGAGACCGCCATCGGCGACCACCCCGTCGCCGTCGTCGATGCCATGGACAGAATCATCCGCCAGGTCGAAAAGTCCGACGAGTATGCCGAGTTACTCGAGCAGCGCATCCCAGCGGCAGGTGAAGCGCAGACGGACGCGCTGGCTCGCTCGGCGCGGTTCCTGGCGCGGGACATCGGTGCAGACGCGGTCGTCGCCGCGACAGAATCCGGCTATACAGCGCTAAAGACGGCGAAGTATCGGCCGGACGTGCCAGTCGTCGCCTCGACGCCGAGTCAGGAAGTACGCCGCCGACTCGCACTGACATGGGGGGTAACGCCACTGTATGCGCCCGTGTCGGGCCAGGGTGCCGATGCTGTCGTCGAGAAGGCAGTCCAAGCGGCACTGAACGCCGGCGCTGCTGAAAGCGGAGACACCGTCATCGTTCTCTGTGGGATGATGACTGATCTCGAGGGAACGAACACGACGAACATGCTCAAAGTCCACGTCGCGGCCGAGGCGCTGACGACCGGGCGGGTCATCGTCGAGGGTCGAGTCACTAACTCCGTCACTCGCCTCTCGGACGGTGACCTTTCGAATGTCGCAGACGGGTCAATCCTCGCGCTGCCCGCCGACTTTGATGGAGAGTTCACCGGTGACACGAGCCTCATTGATGGGATT
This genomic interval from Haloterrigena sp. KLK7 contains the following:
- the pyk gene encoding pyruvate kinase; translation: MRNVKIVCTLGPASNDGETIRELVTAGMSVARLNASHGSREDHAELIDRIRTVDEERAGSVAVMLDMQGPEIRTAPLAEGETVTLEAGSEVRFVEGTEATPETIGLSLSIDTVEPGDRILLDDGLIETTVLENDGNAVRARVDTGGDLGGRKGVNIPGVDLDLDIVTESDREVLELAAEKDVDFVAASFVRDAEDVYEVSEVLEEQGVDIPIIAKIERTGAVENLDEIIDAAYGAMVARGDLGVECPMEDVPMVQKRIIRKCREEGSPVITATEMLDSMVHARRPTRAEASDVANAVLDGTDAVMLSAETAIGDHPVAVVDAMDRIIRQVEKSDEYAELLEQRIPAAGEAQTDALARSARFLARDIGADAVVAATESGYTALKTAKYRPDVPVVASTPSQEVRRRLALTWGVTPLYAPVSGQGADAVVEKAVQAALNAGAAESGDTVIVLCGMMTDLEGTNTTNMLKVHVAAEALTTGRVIVEGRVTNSVTRLSDGDLSNVADGSILALPADFDGEFTGDTSLIDGIISAEQAMTSYPAMVARELEIPMITGADVQDIGDGNTVTLDAERGIVYSGDILEDTR